TCTGATCCGCGCTTTCAATGTTCTTCAGGGCAATCAGCAGGTCAAAGTTTTTCGCATTTGCACTGTCGATCAGTGATTGTAACTCCGTATCGTTAAAAAAAACTTTGGTACTCAATGCCGCGACACTGCTGGAATCTGTTTTGGCCTCTTCAGATCTGAATTGCTGTGGAAGATTCATGTCCGGTCGGACATATTCCTTACCGACCTTGCATCCTGAAATCAGGATGGCTAAGGCGGTAATGGTATATAATTTATGTAAATGATTCATTGTTAATGTGATTTGACGTCGTCATTTGTTTCAACTACCGGTTTTCCGGTTACTTTTTCCTGTAGGGACTGGAAGACTACAAATAATACAGGAATGATAAACAGTCCGAGCACTACCCCTGCAAGCATCCCGCCGGCAGCACCAGTACTGATCGAGCGGTTCCCCATTGCGGAACCACCTGTGGCAATCATCAGCGGGATCATACCCGCAACGAAGGCCAGGGAAGTCATCAGGATCGGTCTCAGACGAAGTCTGGATCCTTCTAAAGCAGCAGGAATCAGATCCATGCCCTCTTTCCGGCGTTGCAAGGCAAACTCAATAATCAGAATGGCATTCTTTGCCAATAATCCGATGAGCATGATCAATCCTACCTGTACATAAATGTTGTTGTCTATACCTGCAATCTTGATGGCAACAAATACGCCCAACAGTCCGGTAGGAATAGAAAGCATAACGGCCAATGGCAAAATATAACTTTCATACTGCGCAGCCAGAAGGAAGTAAACAAACAACAGACTCAAACTTAAGATGAAAAGGGTTTGAGAACCTGAAGATTTCTCTTCTCTGGAAAGGCCGTTCCACTCATAGCTGTATCCGTTAGGTAGTCTTTCAGACAGCAGGGTTTCAATCTGCTCCATGATTTTACCATTGCTGACTCCCGGTTTGGCAATTGCATTCACCGTAATGGAGTTGAACAGGTTGTAGCGGTCCACAGATTCCGGACCATATACTCTTTTTACAGCCACCAGCTCACTTGCCGGAACCATTTTGCCCTGATTATTTTTAACAAATACCATGTTCAGGGATTCTTTATCGGTTCTGTACATTCCATCAGCCTTCACATTTACCCGGTAATATTTACCAAAACGGTTAAAGTCTGAGGCTTGTGCGCCACCATAATACACCTGAATGGTATTGAGTAATTCTCTGACGCTTACACCCAGCTGTTTGGCTTTTTCATCATTTACTTCCAGTTCAAACTGCGGATAATCCGCTTTGAAAGTAGTAAAAGCCACGGCAATACCATCCAGTCCAAACAACTGGCCGACAATACCATTGGCTACACCGCTGAATTTCTCCAGGCTACCACCAGTTCTGTCCTGTAATACGAATTCAGCACCACCAATTGCACCATAACCTGCAACAGGAGGCATTCTGAATACACTTACGGTTCCTTCTTTTAAGGTTGCCATTTTGGCATTGATGAGGTTAATTACCCCATCCATATCCTGAACTTCACCTCTTTCCTTAGGCGCTTTCAGTTTACTGAAACCTAAACCATAAGCAGGACTCGATGCGTTACTCATGATGTTAAAACCGGATACACTCGTTACGTTTTTCACCGCGTCAAATGTTCTCAACGTAGAATCGACACGTTTGATGAATTTTGTTGTCCGGTCTAAACCCGTACCTGAAGGCATGGTTAAGGAATAAATGATGAAACTATCGTCTTCATTCGGAACAAATCCTTTGGGGGTATTGTTCATCATCCAGAAGGTAAGACCGGTAACCAAAGCCAATGCAGCCAGACTCAACCACTTAAACCTGATCAGGAATTTCAGGCTGCCGATATACTTGTCTGTCATTCTGTTGAATGAAGTATTGAATGCATTGAAGAACCTTTTAGAGAATCCTTCTTTTTTACCTGCCTTTTCCGCATGGTTGTTTTTCAGGAATAAGGCACATAAAGCCGGACTTAAAGTCAATGCGTTTACTGCAGAGATCAAAATCGCAATCGCCAGGGTAAAGGCAAACTGTTTATAGAATATTCCTGATGAGCCTTCCATGAATCCGATGGGGAGGAATACTGCTGCCATGACCAGGGTAATGGATACAATTGCTCCGGTAATCTCACTCATCGCAGAATAGGTGGCCTCCCGGGCCGTCATATGTGTTCCTTCCATCTTGGCATGGACGGCTTCCACCACCACAATCGCATCATCGACCACAATTCCGATGGCGAGTACCAAGGCAAACAGGGTCAGTACGTTCACGGTAAAACCGATCATCTGAAGAAAAAAGAAGGTACCGATAATCGCTACCGGAACCGCAATGGCCGGGATTAAAGTAGACCTGAAATCCTGAAGGAATATAAATACCACAATAAATACGAGCACGAAAGCTTCAATCAGGGTTGTTTTTACCTGACTGATGGATTCATCCAGTCTTTCTTTAGTACTTTGCAGAATATCATATTTTATCCCTTTTGGAAATTCTTTTTCTGCCCTGATCAATGCTTTACGTACCTGAATTTCAATTTCGTTTGCATTGGAACCACTGGCCTGAAGGATCCCTAAGGTCACCGCATCTTTACCATCCATTTTGGAATCACTGCTATAACTTGCTGCGCCAAACTCAATTCTGGCCACATCCTTTAAACGAAGGACACCACCATCAGGATTGGATTTAATAATCAGGTTTTCATATTGTTCAGGAAGGTTTAACTTCCCTTTATATTTTACCACATATTCAATTGCTTCTTTAGATTCTTCACCAAATTTTCCCGGAGCAGTTTCCAGACTCTGATCATTAATGGCTGCTGTTACTTCTGACGGAGTCAGGTTATTGGCCGACATTTTCTGCGGGTTCAACCAAACCCTCATGGAGTAATCTTTGGAACCAAAAATCTGTACCTGGCCCACACCCTGAATCCTTTTCAGCTCAGGAACAAGGTTGATCTTGGTGTAGTTTTGCAGGAACTTCTCGTCGTACTTCGCTCTGTCTTCGCTGTAAATATTGAAGTACATCACATTACTGTTCTGCTGTTTTGAAGTACTGATCCCCGCCAGCAATACCTCTGCAGGCATCTGACTGTTGATCTGTGAAACCCTGTTCTGTACGTTTACCGCAGCCTGATCAGGATTGGTGCCTTGTTTAAAGACAATAGAAATAGAGAAGGAACCATCGTTACTGGCGGAAGATTTCATATAATCCATATTTTCCACCCCATTGATCGATTCCTCTAAAGGGGTAATTACGGAACGGACTACCGCCTCACTGTTTCCTCCCGGATAACTCCCTGAAACCATTACCGTGGGAGGGGCAATGTCGGGAAATTGGGTAATTGGAAGTCGGGTAAGGCCAACAATCCCCAGCAGGACAAGCAGGATGGAGATTACCGTAGCCAATACCGGCCTTCTTATAATAGATTGTAACATGTTGATTTCGTATTAAAATGTAAATTATTGTGCGCGGTAAACGCTGTCCGTATTCAGAGGTTTCGGTTTAATCTGTGCATCTTCTGCCAGACCATCAATACCTGAAAATACAATGGTTTCTCCCTTTTTCAGACCATCGCTGATCAGGTAGTTATTGCCACTTTTTCCGGAAACTGTAATCGCTCTGCGTTGCAGCTTATTCCCGGGACCTACCAGGTAAACAAAGATTTTATCCTGTACATCCATCGTTGATGCTTTAGGAACCATCAATGCCTGAGCATGGGTTTCTTCCAAACGGATTTTTCCGGTATTACCCGAGCGTAATAGCCCATTTGGATTAGGGAATATAGCCCTTAAGCTAATGGAACCCGTGTTTTTATCGAACTGACCATCTACAATCTGAATTTTTCCTTTTTGAGGATAGGTGGTTCCATCGGCCAGCAATAAAGTTACCGGAGGGAGCTTCCTTAATTTTTCTGCCATTGATGATCCCGGAATCTGCGCATTGAATTGCAGAAATGCAGGTTCACTCATCGCAAAATAAGTATACACTTCTTTGGTGTCAGACAAGGTGGTCATGGGTTCTGCATCCCCTTTGCCAACCAAGTTACCCACTCGTTTAGGGATTTTACCGATATAGCCGGAAATAGGGGCCTTGATCAGGGAGAAACCAATATTGATTTTTGCAGAATTAATGGTTGATTTTGCCTGTGATACTGTGGCCTGAGCCTCGCTGTAGTTGGCCTGGGCAGTGCTCAGCTGTACTTCAGAAACGACTTTGTTTTTAACTAATGGGGTGACTTTATCTACCTCAATCTGTGCGGTACGCAGTCTTGCTTTTGCAGACTCCATACTGGCATTAGCTGTATTCAGCTGTTCCTGGTAAACACGGTCATTGATCTTAAATAAAGGTTGTCCGGCTTTTACATAGGCACCTTCGTCGACAAATATTTTATCGAGGTAACCATCTACCTGAGGCCGGATGTCTACATTCACCTTTCCTTCAATCGAAGCGGAATAATCGGTATAGGTAACTGCAGGTTGTTCCATCACACTGATGACCGGAATTTCTGCAGGAGGGGGAGCTCCTGCGCCAGCTGCCTGTTCGTTTGCTCCTTTCGAACCGCAACTGCTTAAAAGAGCTGCAGGGAAAAGCAAGGATAATAATAGTAGGTATCGCTTTTGATTTTTAGGGGTTGGAGGGAAAGACATTGCTTTTATAATTTATGTTCTTTTAAAAATGAATGCAAAAATAAAATCTCACACGCGCGGTATGTTTATTAAATGACCGAAATGGAGATAATCGTTACTGAAACGGCAAAATTCAATAACCGAAATTTTAAGGCATGGGTTCCTTTTAGCGGTCCAGCCAGGCTTTGAACTGGCCGGATTTTTCCTTGCTGATGATGATCTCACCCGAACTCTTGCTCTTCAAAATCACTTTCAATTTACCATTAAAATAATTATGAATCGAAAGAATACTATTCACAAAAATCATATGCTGACGATTCGCACGGAAAAAACATACCGGATCTAACTGGTCTTCCAGCTCATCCATGGTAAAAGGAACGATAATATCGGTATTGTCGTCCAGAACAAGATGCGTGATTTTGTGTTCTGAATAAATGTAATCTATAGAGGAAACCAGAATGGTTTTATATCCGTCTTTGTATGGAAGCAGAAAGCGGGAACGGTAAATGACAGATTTGGATTTGATATAGTCTACGAGCTGGTCCAATGCCTTATTCGGATTGGTTTCCTGTAGAATATGGTCGTATAAACCCAGTGCATCTTTCAATTCATTCTTTTCTATAGGCTTTAATAAATAGGCAAGGCTATAAATTTTAAACGCCCGAAGGGCATATTCATCATAAGCAGTGGTGAAAATTACCGGACAATGGATTTCCACTTTAGGGAATATTTCAAAGCACAATCCATCTCCAAGCCGGATGTCCATCATAATCAGATCTGGCTGAGGATGCTGTGTCAGGTAGTTTACGCTTTCTTCTACACTGGCTAAAACCCCGGTAATGACCGCATCTTCTCTGATCTCTGCCAGTAATTTGATCAGCCGGTTGGCATTGGGTTTTTCGTCTTCAATGATTAGAATATTCATATTTCGGGAGCTATAATGGAAGTAAAGGTAGGTAAACTGCAAATGAATGTTCATCTTCTATAATAGAAGGGAGATTCTCTGATAGTAAAGCGTATCGGCTTTTGATATTCTGAAGGCCAATACGTGCGGATGGAATGGCCAGCTTTATTCTTTGTAAGTTATTGCTTACCACAATGTGGGCATCGGTATTGTAAATTCTGATGTGTAAGGGATTGGTCTTGGTGGCTGCATTGTGCTTAATTGCGTTTTCAATGAGCAATTGTAACGTAATGGGAGGGATGCCCCGTCCGTCATCGTTAGTGATGTCGACTGAGATGGTCACATTTTCGCCGTATCTGATCCGGATAAGGTATAAATAGGCATCGACAAAGATCAGTTCTTCCTCCAGTGAGACAATGTTTTTATTCAGGTTCACAATCATATAACGGTATACCCGTGACAGATTTCTGAGAAATACTTCGGCTTTTAACTGATCTTCAGAAATCAGTTCTGAAAGGGTACTGAAGTTATTGAACATGAAATGAGGATCCAGCTGGAGCTTGAGCGACTGTAGTTCCGCCTGCATGGCGATCTCTTTAAATTCAGCTGTTTTGAGTTTTAATTCTGTGGCTTCAATCATGGTGGTTTTCCATTTTTGGAGTAAGAAGTTTCCGGTGGTTACCGCACTGATCAGAATGCCCATAATGACACATACATAGACAAACTGCAGACTGTTCAGCTCTTCCTCAAAGGTGAGTTTTTCTTCATAAGTATAGATGAAAGAGCCGATAAAGTACAACAGGATCATCAGGATGATGACAAATATAATCTGAAGGAGTAACTGGATACTAAAGCGGGTAAAGGGTTTTTCTGTCCAGGGGATGATTTTATCAAGCATCACCGAATTGAGGACGCTCAATTCAAATATCAAACCGCAAAAGATCATGGTAAGGCCAGCATCAGTCAGCATCTCTAAAAGAGGCCGGCTGAAATAATGCTTATAATAAGCACTGTAGGGATTAAGCAGATAGGATAAGAGGTTTAAGACCAGGAATATCAGGGGGATGGTGATAAACCTGAGGTATTTGTTTACTGGTCTTGGAAATAGTTCTCTTGATTTGCTCATCGTGCCGCCGAATGTTCTTATATTTTTCAAAATTACATAAAATGAGAGTGATCAGAGGTGAGAAATGAGGTATTCCTGCCTGAAAATAAAAAATGATTGATCAGCTCTGATCCATTCCGCATCCTTTTTTCCATGATGGCGTTGATCAGGTCGTAAGGTGTCTTTATTGCTTTCTCCTCGGGGAAGGTAAAGGAAATATTGAAGCAGTCTTCCACGCGGTTGAACAACCTGCATCGCTCATAGGAAAGAAGTTCCAGCTTTTTCTCCGGATCAGGATTTAAAAGCCCGGGTTTATCTGTCCCGAATTCAAATTGGAGAATGATATTGAGTTGCAGGTAAATCCTGATGAAGGTAAAAATAGGAATGATCATTTTTCGTTAGGTGCACTTATTTTATGGATGCAATGATAGGTAATGTTTCCGGGGGTATAAGGAGGAAACAGACCCAATTGACCAAATCCGCAACCCAAGCGGATAAATTAAATGCCCAAATGATCAGGAAGTGTAAAAAGAAAAACCTGCTATACACTTATAGCAGGTTTCATATATAGAGTTCAGCTTTATATAAACTATTCTGTATAAGGATCAGTGGATTGTCGGTACTGTTGCTTCACGTCATTTCCAAATTCCTTTGCTTTGTCCAGCCATTCCGGTGCCTGTTCTTTCAGCTCATCTACAAGAGATTTGCCATTGACACCTTTTTTTGTGACATATTTTACTGCCCCATAAACTGCGGCACCGATGAGAAGATTTTTTAATAGGCCCATGTTGGTATGTTTTTAATTTTCAAACTGTTTTTCTAAGAACAAGGGGGAGCTGGAATAGTTTTATATACCTGAATATTTTTTATATTTAGGTAATTATAAACCCTATAGTCTGCTTATTATGAAAAAATTAAGTTTCCTTTTCTCTTTTGTTTTATTAATGTTATTTGCTAATGGGGTACAGGCCCAGAAAAATGAAACCTACTTTGTAGGTAAGTGGGATATCCTGATCAAAGGCTTACCTCAGGGGGATACAGAAGCCCTGGTTAAGTTTGAATTGAAAGACGGGAAACTAAGTGGAAGTATTGCTGATAAGGCAAATCAAAAAGATATGCCTTTTACAGATGTTCAGTTAAAAGATTCTGTAGTTGTTGTGAAGTTTGACCACAGTAGCGGTGAGGTGGAAATGAGCCTGCTGAAAAAGGATGCAGACAACCTGACCGGACAGGTCAACAGCCAGTTTGAGCTGACTGGTGTACGGAAAAAAGAAGACTAAAAAGAAAGGGTCGGTGGATGCCGACCTTTTCTAACTATTAACTAAGCCCCATGATTGGGCAAAAGACTTAACCGGCAGATAGGGCGGTATCCGGTAAAAGTGACCTCCGTAGAAAGGAAGGACTCCTTAATCGTCTCTTCTTTAACCAGGTCGGTACTTAAATATTTTTTATTGCTATCGCAGAGCAGGGTCACCACAACTGCGTCAACGCCTAAATCCTCTTTGATTTTAATGGCTCCAATGACGTTGGCTCCGGAAGAAATCCCTACAGCAAGACCCAGCTCTTTTGCCAGTTTCTGTGCCATAATGATGGAATCTCCATCATTTGCCTGTATAATCTCATCCAGCTCGTCCAGCTTTACAATTTCAGGAATAAATTCATCAGAAATCCCTTGTATCCTATGGCTGCCAACTTTATATCCTGTGGTCAGCGTCGGGCTTTCTGCTGGTTCCAACGGATGTATTTTGATGGATGGATGATGAAGTTTTAGCCTTTTGCCAACGCCCATAACGGTTCCACCAGTACCTACTCCGGCTACAAAAGCATCTGGCCTTAATCCAACTGACTTCAATTGCTCCCAGATTTCCATACCAGTGGTTTTTTCATGGGCTTCCTCATTGTAACGGTTCTCAAATTGTCTTGGTAGAAATACGCCTCCTTTAGCGGCCAGTTCTTCGCACATGCTGATGCTGCCCAGGAAACCACCTTCTTCTTTGCTCAGCAGAATCACTTCTGCTCCCATACTTCGGATGATGTCTATTCTTTCTTTGCTTAACCAATTGGGCATGATGATTTTTACGGGATGACCAAGCGCACGCCCTATTGCAGCAAAGGCAATCCCGGTATTGCCGCTAGTCGCCTCAATGATGGTATCACCAGGATTTATGGCACCCGAGCAATACGCTTCGTACATGATGTTCAAGGCCATCCGGTCCTTAACGCTTCCTGTAAGGTTATAATGTTCGCACTTTACATAGATCTTTCCGGCCTTATTTTTATAGGTATAATGAAGTTCCAGCATAGGCGTGTTGCCTACCAGGTGCCATAAATGTTCAAATTTGTCGGCCAGTGTTTCCGTTAACCGGGAGGTGGTTTTCTCTTTAGTCAGCATTTTTTATGTTGCATTTATTTCTGACAAAACTCTGTATTTATGTTTTTTATGACAATAGTATCGGTTGTTTTCCATTTATTTTATGGAAAATGATTAATTTTGTATAATTATTTTCAGTTACCAGTTTACTTAGCTACTGCCAACTGTCTTTTTTTCGACGCTTCTATACTATAAACTGATATGCAAAACGTACTTGACCCCACAGATGTTGAAATTCTCAGGTTGCTTCAACAGGATGCGACACTCAATAATAAAGAGATCGCTTTTGAGATCAAAAAATCTATTGCTACGGTTCACGAACGGATCCGAAAGCTGAAAGAACAAGGCTACATCAAACGTATTGTGGCCATACTTGACCGGAAAAAGATCGATAGAAGCCTGATTGCATTCTCACATGTATTCTTAAAAGAACATACTGCGGAAACCCTGGGAGAGTTTGAAAATGAAGTGGCAAAATTTGACGAGGTGATGGAGTGTTTTCAGATGACTGGTGCTTACGATTTTATTCTGCGTATTGCCACGAGTGATATGGATGCTTACCACCTGTTTTTGCGCCATAAATTAGCCACCCTTCCAAACGTAAGTACAGTTCAAAGTTTCTTTGTATTGTCGGAGACCAAAAGTGAAACCGCGTACCCGCTATAAGTTTTTTTATTTTGACCCGGGATCTTCACAAAAAAAAAGCAATTTCGGGGTAGAAAATTGCTTTTTTTGTGAAACTACTGAACCTGAAATTGTTGGTATGAATAATTTCAGAACGGTCCCGTCTACTGTTTTTCTGTTGCTTTTGCCGCTTCAGCTTCTGCCTTGGCTTTTTTCTTAAAGAATCCTCTCAGCAGGAAGTTATGTTGTAAAGCTTCCATATTCTGGTCCAGCTTTTTGCTGCTTCCTTCCAGGTTCTGCATAATAGCTTTGATCTGTTCGGCAGTTTTCTGATCGTTTAATAACATCCCGGCTGCATTGTCAGACTGTGTCAGTTTTGACGAAGCTTTATTGAGGTTCTCTGTCATTGCTGCGGCTGAGCTAGCTGTTTTTTTTAACTCATTTACGGAGGCCTGAAGCTGTGAAAATACCAGAGTATCTGTCAGCATTTTATCTGCCAGACCGCCTTTTGAATTCATTTTTCTTGTGAATGCATTCAGGTCTACCGCCATTTTATTGGCAGATTCGGTAGTCACTTTCAGGTTCTGTACGATGGCTTTGAAATTATCTGCAATCTGCTGATCGGCCAATAATGCTCCGGCAGCGCCTTTTCCTTCTACCAGGTTTTTAGCCAGGATTTTAAAGTCTGAAGTCACGTCAACCAGGTTTTTATTGTTTACCTGGAAGGTTTTCATAATGTCGTCTGTAGATAGTGCATTGCTCGCTTTCAGGCGGTCGCCATCTTCTACAAATGGGAATTTTGGTGATCCTCCTGTTACGACAATGATCTTGTTTCCGATTAATCCATCGGAGCTGATGGTTGCAGTAGCATCTTTATGGATGTATTTATGCGCTTCTTCTTCAATGTTCAGGAATACCTGCACCTGTGAAGTTCCGAAGAACTGGATTTTTCTGATGGTTCCGATTTTAACTCCTGAAAACCAAACATTGTTTCCTGCTTTTAGTCCCTGGATATCATTAAAAACAACATCAACAGTGAAGCTCTTTACAAATGTCTTTTTTTGACTGCCCAGCGTAAAAATCCCTAATACAAAAATAAGCAAACCCAGGAATACGAATACTCCTACTGTTACTTTGCGACGCGTGTCTGTTACTTGCATATTGTTATTGTATAAAATTATAATCGTAAAATGGTTTCACCCGTTCATCACTGGTGTTAAATACTTCGTCAAAGGTTCCCTGACGTTCAAATTTGCCATCGAGCAGCATGGCGACCCTATTGCCGACTGCTTTGGCGCAAGTGAGATCATGAGTGATCACGATAGAGCTGGTATGAAAGCGTTCCTGTACCTCATTAATCAGGCTGTTGATTTCCAGACAGGTAATCGGGTCTAAACCGGCAGTAGGTTCATCATAAAGCATCACCTCCGGCTGAAGGATCAGTGTCCTCGCAATTCCTACTCTTTTTCTTTGTCCGCCGGAAAGCTCTGAAGGCATCTGATTAATAGTCTGCAACAAGCCTACGGCATCCAGTACCCTTTCCACAGCCTGGTTCACTTCTCCTTTGGTCAGCCTGCGCTGATTTCTTACCAGGGGAAATTCCAGGTTTTGCCTTACCGTCATACTATCATAGAGGGCCGAATTCTGAAAAGAGAACCCCACTTTCAGGCGTAAAGCTAAAAGTTCTTTATAGCTGATCTGGTCTACATGCTGCCCCAGTACTTTTACTTCTCCTTCGTCCGGACTGAGCAGCCCAACGAGTATCTTAATCAATACGGATTTTCCCGTTCCCGATTTTCCGAGAACAACCAGATTTTCTCTTTTATAAAGATCCAGGTCAACGCCTTTAAGCACATCATAACTGCCAAAGGATTTATATAGCCCTTTGATCTCTATTACTTTTTCCTGATCCGTATCGGTTGGTTTCTTTTGTTCCATTATTTAAAAGATCAAGTTCTGAATAGACCAAAAAACTGTACGGAGATGACCTCTTCTATAAAGATGAGAAACATTCCGATAACTACTGCGGAGTTGGCCGCTTTACCCACACCCTCTGTTCCTTTTGAAGAGTTATAACCCTGGTAACAGCCAACAATCCCAATGGTGAACCCAAAGAGCACGGCTTTAACGGTAGAAGCAGTGATGTCTAAAAAAGTAATCGATTCTAAAGAGGTCTGAAAAAATGCCCTGGCACTGGTATCTTCAAATAAAGATACATTCAGTAAGGCACCCAGCATTCCAACCATTGCCGTGTAAAAGGTAAGGATAGGAATGGTGATGGTTGCTGCAAGCACCCTTGTGGTAACGAGAAATTTAAAAGGGTTTGTAGCAGAAACTTCCATGGCATCAATCTGCTCTGTTACCCTCATTGAGCCCAATTCTGCACCGATACTGGAGCCAACTTTTCCTGCGGCAATGAGTGAGGTAAGGAGTGGTGCAAGCGTTCTCAGCAGGGCAATACCCACCAGTGAAGGAAGCCAGGAAGTGGCCCCGAACTCGGCCAGTGATGGCCTGGATTGCTTGGTAAATACAATACCTGTGATAAAGCCCGTTAAAGATATTAAGGCTAAAGACCGGTAGCCAATGT
This region of Pedobacter steynii genomic DNA includes:
- a CDS encoding efflux RND transporter permease subunit, producing the protein MLQSIIRRPVLATVISILLVLLGIVGLTRLPITQFPDIAPPTVMVSGSYPGGNSEAVVRSVITPLEESINGVENMDYMKSSASNDGSFSISIVFKQGTNPDQAAVNVQNRVSQINSQMPAEVLLAGISTSKQQNSNVMYFNIYSEDRAKYDEKFLQNYTKINLVPELKRIQGVGQVQIFGSKDYSMRVWLNPQKMSANNLTPSEVTAAINDQSLETAPGKFGEESKEAIEYVVKYKGKLNLPEQYENLIIKSNPDGGVLRLKDVARIEFGAASYSSDSKMDGKDAVTLGILQASGSNANEIEIQVRKALIRAEKEFPKGIKYDILQSTKERLDESISQVKTTLIEAFVLVFIVVFIFLQDFRSTLIPAIAVPVAIIGTFFFLQMIGFTVNVLTLFALVLAIGIVVDDAIVVVEAVHAKMEGTHMTAREATYSAMSEITGAIVSITLVMAAVFLPIGFMEGSSGIFYKQFAFTLAIAILISAVNALTLSPALCALFLKNNHAEKAGKKEGFSKRFFNAFNTSFNRMTDKYIGSLKFLIRFKWLSLAALALVTGLTFWMMNNTPKGFVPNEDDSFIIYSLTMPSGTGLDRTTKFIKRVDSTLRTFDAVKNVTSVSGFNIMSNASSPAYGLGFSKLKAPKERGEVQDMDGVINLINAKMATLKEGTVSVFRMPPVAGYGAIGGAEFVLQDRTGGSLEKFSGVANGIVGQLFGLDGIAVAFTTFKADYPQFELEVNDEKAKQLGVSVRELLNTIQVYYGGAQASDFNRFGKYYRVNVKADGMYRTDKESLNMVFVKNNQGKMVPASELVAVKRVYGPESVDRYNLFNSITVNAIAKPGVSNGKIMEQIETLLSERLPNGYSYEWNGLSREEKSSGSQTLFILSLSLLFVYFLLAAQYESYILPLAVMLSIPTGLLGVFVAIKIAGIDNNIYVQVGLIMLIGLLAKNAILIIEFALQRRKEGMDLIPAALEGSRLRLRPILMTSLAFVAGMIPLMIATGGSAMGNRSISTGAAGGMLAGVVLGLFIIPVLFVVFQSLQEKVTGKPVVETNDDVKSH
- a CDS encoding efflux RND transporter periplasmic adaptor subunit produces the protein MSFPPTPKNQKRYLLLLSLLFPAALLSSCGSKGANEQAAGAGAPPPAEIPVISVMEQPAVTYTDYSASIEGKVNVDIRPQVDGYLDKIFVDEGAYVKAGQPLFKINDRVYQEQLNTANASMESAKARLRTAQIEVDKVTPLVKNKVVSEVQLSTAQANYSEAQATVSQAKSTINSAKINIGFSLIKAPISGYIGKIPKRVGNLVGKGDAEPMTTLSDTKEVYTYFAMSEPAFLQFNAQIPGSSMAEKLRKLPPVTLLLADGTTYPQKGKIQIVDGQFDKNTGSISLRAIFPNPNGLLRSGNTGKIRLEETHAQALMVPKASTMDVQDKIFVYLVGPGNKLQRRAITVSGKSGNNYLISDGLKKGETIVFSGIDGLAEDAQIKPKPLNTDSVYRAQ
- a CDS encoding LytR/AlgR family response regulator transcription factor; its protein translation is MNILIIEDEKPNANRLIKLLAEIREDAVITGVLASVEESVNYLTQHPQPDLIMMDIRLGDGLCFEIFPKVEIHCPVIFTTAYDEYALRAFKIYSLAYLLKPIEKNELKDALGLYDHILQETNPNKALDQLVDYIKSKSVIYRSRFLLPYKDGYKTILVSSIDYIYSEHKITHLVLDDNTDIIVPFTMDELEDQLDPVCFFRANRQHMIFVNSILSIHNYFNGKLKVILKSKSSGEIIISKEKSGQFKAWLDR
- a CDS encoding sensor histidine kinase, giving the protein MKNIRTFGGTMSKSRELFPRPVNKYLRFITIPLIFLVLNLLSYLLNPYSAYYKHYFSRPLLEMLTDAGLTMIFCGLIFELSVLNSVMLDKIIPWTEKPFTRFSIQLLLQIIFVIILMILLYFIGSFIYTYEEKLTFEEELNSLQFVYVCVIMGILISAVTTGNFLLQKWKTTMIEATELKLKTAEFKEIAMQAELQSLKLQLDPHFMFNNFSTLSELISEDQLKAEVFLRNLSRVYRYMIVNLNKNIVSLEEELIFVDAYLYLIRIRYGENVTISVDITNDDGRGIPPITLQLLIENAIKHNAATKTNPLHIRIYNTDAHIVVSNNLQRIKLAIPSARIGLQNIKSRYALLSENLPSIIEDEHSFAVYLPLLPL
- a CDS encoding PLP-dependent cysteine synthase family protein; protein product: MLTKEKTTSRLTETLADKFEHLWHLVGNTPMLELHYTYKNKAGKIYVKCEHYNLTGSVKDRMALNIMYEAYCSGAINPGDTIIEATSGNTGIAFAAIGRALGHPVKIIMPNWLSKERIDIIRSMGAEVILLSKEEGGFLGSISMCEELAAKGGVFLPRQFENRYNEEAHEKTTGMEIWEQLKSVGLRPDAFVAGVGTGGTVMGVGKRLKLHHPSIKIHPLEPAESPTLTTGYKVGSHRIQGISDEFIPEIVKLDELDEIIQANDGDSIIMAQKLAKELGLAVGISSGANVIGAIKIKEDLGVDAVVVTLLCDSNKKYLSTDLVKEETIKESFLSTEVTFTGYRPICRLSLLPNHGA
- a CDS encoding Lrp/AsnC family transcriptional regulator, coding for MQNVLDPTDVEILRLLQQDATLNNKEIAFEIKKSIATVHERIRKLKEQGYIKRIVAILDRKKIDRSLIAFSHVFLKEHTAETLGEFENEVAKFDEVMECFQMTGAYDFILRIATSDMDAYHLFLRHKLATLPNVSTVQSFFVLSETKSETAYPL
- a CDS encoding MlaD family protein, producing MQVTDTRRKVTVGVFVFLGLLIFVLGIFTLGSQKKTFVKSFTVDVVFNDIQGLKAGNNVWFSGVKIGTIRKIQFFGTSQVQVFLNIEEEAHKYIHKDATATISSDGLIGNKIIVVTGGSPKFPFVEDGDRLKASNALSTDDIMKTFQVNNKNLVDVTSDFKILAKNLVEGKGAAGALLADQQIADNFKAIVQNLKVTTESANKMAVDLNAFTRKMNSKGGLADKMLTDTLVFSQLQASVNELKKTASSAAAMTENLNKASSKLTQSDNAAGMLLNDQKTAEQIKAIMQNLEGSSKKLDQNMEALQHNFLLRGFFKKKAKAEAEAAKATEKQ
- a CDS encoding ABC transporter ATP-binding protein, whose product is MEQKKPTDTDQEKVIEIKGLYKSFGSYDVLKGVDLDLYKRENLVVLGKSGTGKSVLIKILVGLLSPDEGEVKVLGQHVDQISYKELLALRLKVGFSFQNSALYDSMTVRQNLEFPLVRNQRRLTKGEVNQAVERVLDAVGLLQTINQMPSELSGGQRKRVGIARTLILQPEVMLYDEPTAGLDPITCLEINSLINEVQERFHTSSIVITHDLTCAKAVGNRVAMLLDGKFERQGTFDEVFNTSDERVKPFYDYNFIQ